One stretch of Hymenobacter chitinivorans DSM 11115 DNA includes these proteins:
- a CDS encoding NAD(P)-dependent oxidoreductase yields MSEPALPPEPSQARRPAAAASLCLCVDEMHPSLPELLEPLGVTLHFRPDLKAAEIPAALAAQPYDGLIVRSKLRITAELLTHGPHLRYVARAGAGVDNIDEAALAAAKVTLLNAPEGNRDAVGEYTLGLLLALFRNIVRADREVRQGLWQREANRGEEIAGKVVGILGYGHMGAAFAKRLSNFGCTVLAHDRNPDHPGDHNAISVSLRELQERADVLSIHIPYEAANKHFVNDELLGGFRNPIWLLNTARGEVLDHAALVRGLQSGQVRGAALDVLENEKLATLTETQRTNLDFLQTSPNVIFSPHIGGWSFQSYRRINEVLARKIGEFLRGAGAAH; encoded by the coding sequence ATGAGTGAACCTGCCCTGCCTCCCGAACCTAGTCAAGCCCGCCGCCCCGCCGCTGCCGCCTCGCTCTGCCTCTGCGTCGATGAAATGCACCCGTCCTTGCCCGAGCTGCTCGAGCCCCTGGGCGTGACGCTGCACTTCCGGCCCGATCTGAAAGCGGCCGAAATTCCGGCCGCCCTGGCCGCCCAGCCCTATGATGGCCTGATTGTGCGCAGCAAGCTGCGCATCACCGCCGAGCTGCTAACCCACGGCCCGCACCTGCGCTACGTGGCCCGGGCCGGGGCCGGGGTCGACAATATTGACGAAGCGGCCCTGGCGGCGGCCAAGGTGACGCTGCTCAACGCGCCGGAAGGCAACCGCGACGCGGTGGGGGAGTACACGTTGGGCTTGCTGCTGGCCTTGTTTCGCAATATTGTGCGGGCCGACCGGGAAGTGCGCCAGGGCCTCTGGCAGCGCGAAGCCAACCGGGGCGAGGAAATTGCCGGCAAAGTCGTCGGTATCCTGGGCTACGGCCACATGGGCGCCGCTTTTGCCAAGCGCCTGAGCAACTTCGGCTGCACCGTGCTGGCCCACGACCGAAACCCCGACCACCCCGGCGACCATAACGCCATATCGGTGAGCCTGCGGGAGCTGCAGGAGCGGGCCGACGTGCTGAGCATCCACATTCCCTACGAGGCGGCCAACAAGCACTTCGTGAACGATGAGCTGCTGGGCGGCTTCCGCAACCCGATCTGGCTCTTGAATACGGCCCGGGGTGAGGTGCTCGACCACGCCGCCCTGGTGCGCGGCCTGCAGAGCGGACAGGTGCGGGGCGCCGCCCTCGACGTGCTCGAAAACGAAAAGCTGGCCACGCTCACGGAAACCCAGCGGACCAACCTGGACTTCCTGCAGACCTCGCCCAACGTCATTTTTTCGCCCCACATCGGGGGCTGGAGCTTTCAGTCGTACCGCCGTATAAATGAGGTGCTGGCCCGTAAAATCGGAGAATTTCTGCGCGGGGCGGGAGCGGCCCACTAG
- the rsmA gene encoding 16S rRNA (adenine(1518)-N(6)/adenine(1519)-N(6))-dimethyltransferase RsmA has product MDHVSPKKHLGQHFLADPNIARRIVESLRLPDGVTEVLEIGPGMGVLTGDLLKHPEYRTTVVEIDRESVEYLGRNFPALEGRILSADFLKQDLSKLFPEQPLAIIGNFPYNISSQIFFQVLAHRQQVREVVGMIQKEVADRLAEPPGSKTYGILSVLLQAFYTVEMLFTVPPHVFIPPPKVQSAVVRLTRNATEHLGCDEKLFFQVVKQAFQTRRKTLRNALKPFGMGAEATTNPVFEKRAEQLSVADFVELTKHVEQHRVIAPPSVNNAKSRREKNVVDETEEE; this is encoded by the coding sequence ATGGACCACGTTAGCCCCAAAAAACATTTAGGCCAGCACTTTCTGGCCGACCCTAACATTGCGCGGCGCATCGTGGAGTCGTTGCGCCTGCCCGACGGCGTGACGGAAGTGCTGGAAATCGGGCCGGGCATGGGCGTGCTGACCGGCGACCTGCTCAAGCACCCGGAATACCGCACCACGGTGGTCGAAATTGACCGGGAATCGGTGGAGTACCTGGGCCGCAACTTTCCGGCCCTGGAAGGCCGCATTCTGTCGGCCGACTTTCTGAAGCAGGACCTCAGTAAGCTCTTTCCCGAGCAGCCGCTGGCTATTATCGGCAACTTTCCCTACAACATCAGCAGCCAGATTTTCTTCCAGGTGCTGGCCCACCGCCAGCAGGTGCGCGAGGTAGTGGGCATGATTCAGAAGGAAGTGGCCGACCGGCTGGCCGAGCCCCCGGGCTCCAAAACCTACGGCATTCTGAGCGTGCTGCTGCAGGCTTTCTACACCGTGGAAATGCTCTTTACCGTGCCGCCCCACGTCTTTATTCCCCCGCCTAAGGTGCAGTCGGCGGTGGTGCGGCTTACCCGCAACGCCACCGAGCATCTGGGCTGCGACGAGAAACTGTTTTTCCAGGTGGTGAAGCAGGCCTTCCAGACCCGGCGCAAAACCCTGCGCAACGCCCTGAAGCCCTTCGGCATGGGGGCCGAGGCGACAACCAACCCCGTATTTGAGAAGCGCGCCGAGCAACTCAGCGTGGCCGATTTCGTGGAGCTGACCAAACACGTGGAGCAGCACCGCGTTATTGCTCCGCCGTCGGTGAACAATGCTAAGTCCCGGCGCGAAAAGAACGTAGTCGACGAAACTGAAGAAGAATAA
- a CDS encoding nuclease A inhibitor family protein, which yields MPSIFSRIVSGELPAYKVAEDEHHLAFLDITPLVEGHTLVIPKREVDYIFDMAPDELAALHQFAQRVAKGVKEAVPCKRIGVAVIGLEVPHAHIHLIPMTKVADMNFANPKIKVEERRMNELAAAISAQVPKAGGTSAQNNEVKPLASKAERETIEANETTENKEASAAPAATDATSQQLQSLTKGLHFVSDSDAPLEVVSFAAPAGALTDAELLQLTGQPAGTKVETVDVMQFLRNHTADDGVLGDPALANRYKALQMFLKQELDETKVYRVGTGPQVQAYALGRTTDGKLAGFKTVLTET from the coding sequence ATGCCTTCCATCTTTTCCCGCATTGTTTCGGGCGAATTGCCCGCCTATAAAGTTGCCGAAGACGAGCACCACCTGGCTTTTCTCGACATCACGCCCCTGGTGGAAGGCCACACGCTGGTGATTCCCAAGCGCGAGGTCGACTACATTTTCGACATGGCTCCCGACGAGCTGGCGGCCCTGCACCAGTTTGCCCAGCGCGTGGCCAAGGGCGTGAAGGAGGCCGTGCCCTGCAAGCGAATTGGGGTAGCTGTTATTGGCCTGGAAGTGCCCCACGCCCACATTCACCTGATTCCGATGACCAAGGTGGCGGACATGAACTTTGCCAACCCCAAAATCAAGGTGGAAGAGCGGCGCATGAATGAGCTGGCCGCTGCCATCAGTGCCCAGGTGCCCAAAGCTGGCGGCACCTCCGCCCAGAATAACGAGGTGAAACCCCTGGCCAGCAAGGCCGAGCGGGAAACCATCGAAGCCAATGAAACCACCGAAAACAAAGAAGCTTCCGCCGCTCCGGCCGCTACTGACGCCACCAGTCAGCAGCTCCAAAGCCTGACCAAGGGCCTGCACTTCGTCAGTGATTCGGACGCACCGCTGGAAGTAGTCAGCTTCGCCGCGCCAGCCGGGGCGCTGACCGACGCCGAGCTGCTGCAGCTCACGGGCCAGCCGGCTGGTACCAAGGTTGAAACGGTGGACGTAATGCAGTTCCTGCGCAACCACACCGCCGACGACGGGGTGCTGGGCGACCCGGCCCTTGCGAACCGCTACAAGGCCCTGCAGATGTTTCTGAAGCAGGAGTTGGACGAAACCAAAGTATACCGTGTGGGCACCGGCCCCCAGGTGCAAGCCTACGCCCTGGGCCGGACCACCGATGGCAAACTGGCCGGCTTCAAAACCGTGCTGACCGAAACCTAA
- the plsX gene encoding phosphate acyltransferase PlsX, whose protein sequence is MKIALDAMGGDFAPQAAVDGAVLAAQKLAGAAQIVLIGQEDAVRPLLQQHGAAADGLILVAASQIIEMGEHPAKAYQQKQDSSIAVGYRMLHNGEVEAFCSAGNTGAMLVGAMFSVKPVSGVMRPAIANFVPKLKGGFGILLDVGANAECKPEMLEQFGELGSLYAQYVLGIEHPKVGLMNLGEEEGKGTANTQAAHQLLKVNPHIHFIGNIEGRDLFNDKADVIVCDGYTGNVVLKMAESVYDILAEKQMHDPFFDKFNYEAIGGSPILGINDNAIIGHGVSTPEAICNMLLQGYQMAKSGIADQIKDTFKS, encoded by the coding sequence ATGAAGATAGCCCTGGACGCAATGGGAGGCGATTTCGCCCCCCAGGCTGCCGTGGACGGCGCCGTGCTGGCAGCCCAAAAGCTTGCCGGCGCGGCTCAGATTGTGCTCATTGGCCAGGAAGATGCCGTGCGCCCCTTGCTCCAGCAGCACGGGGCCGCGGCCGACGGCCTGATTCTCGTGGCTGCCTCGCAGATCATCGAGATGGGTGAGCACCCTGCCAAAGCCTACCAGCAAAAGCAGGACTCCAGTATAGCCGTCGGCTACCGCATGTTGCACAACGGCGAAGTAGAAGCCTTCTGCTCGGCCGGCAACACCGGCGCCATGCTCGTTGGCGCGATGTTCAGCGTGAAGCCCGTGTCGGGCGTGATGCGCCCGGCCATTGCCAACTTTGTTCCCAAGCTCAAAGGTGGATTCGGCATCCTGCTCGACGTGGGCGCCAATGCCGAGTGCAAACCCGAGATGCTGGAGCAATTCGGCGAGTTAGGCTCGCTCTATGCCCAGTACGTGCTGGGCATTGAGCACCCCAAAGTGGGCCTGATGAACCTGGGCGAGGAAGAAGGCAAAGGCACGGCCAATACCCAGGCCGCGCACCAGCTGCTGAAGGTGAACCCCCATATCCACTTCATCGGCAACATCGAAGGGCGCGACCTGTTCAACGACAAGGCCGACGTAATTGTCTGCGACGGCTACACGGGCAACGTGGTGCTGAAAATGGCCGAATCGGTGTACGACATCCTGGCTGAAAAGCAGATGCACGACCCCTTCTTCGACAAGTTCAACTACGAAGCCATTGGCGGCAGCCCTATCCTGGGCATCAACGACAACGCCATTATCGGGCACGGCGTGAGCACGCCGGAAGCTATTTGCAACATGCTCTTGCAGGGCTACCAAATGGCTAAATCCGGCATCGCCGACCAGATAAAAGACACTTTCAAGTCCTAG
- the rpmF gene encoding 50S ribosomal protein L32, which translates to MAHPKRRQSSTRRDKRRTHDKLTPKAVTICQNTGELHLRHKAYVVDGDLYLHGKVAIKDYAPVAAAAPASDEE; encoded by the coding sequence ATGGCACATCCTAAGCGCCGTCAATCCTCGACCCGCCGCGACAAGCGTCGCACCCACGACAAGCTGACCCCCAAAGCAGTAACTATCTGCCAGAACACGGGTGAGCTGCACTTGCGTCACAAGGCGTACGTAGTAGATGGCGACCTGTACCTGCACGGCAAAGTAGCTATCAAAGACTACGCTCCCGTAGCTGCCGCGGCTCCTGCTTCCGACGAAGAATAA
- a CDS encoding beta-ketoacyl-ACP synthase III produces the protein MKITAAITGVGAYVPDYVLTNQELEKMVDTTDEWITTRTGIKERRILKGENQGTSVMGIKAVQQLLDKTGTRAEDIDLLICATTTGDMVFPATGNIISHGVGAINAFSYDVQAACSGFLFSLATGAQFIQSGMYKKVIVVGADKMSSIVDYTDRSNCIIFGDGAGAVLLEPSTDGYGILDQVLRTDGKGENYLYQKAGGSRRPPSIETVTNREHFIYQEGATVFKFAVTNMADVAAQVMERNNLTKEDVAWLVPHQANKRIIDATANRMGVGPEKVMLNIQRYGNTTNATIPLCLSDYEQLLHKGDNLVLAAFGGGFTWGSIYLKWAYDPKPDPQHA, from the coding sequence ATGAAAATCACTGCTGCCATAACCGGAGTGGGTGCCTACGTGCCCGACTACGTGTTGACCAATCAAGAGCTCGAAAAGATGGTGGACACCACCGACGAGTGGATTACGACGCGCACTGGCATCAAGGAACGACGAATTCTGAAGGGCGAGAACCAGGGCACTTCGGTCATGGGCATCAAGGCCGTGCAGCAACTGCTGGACAAGACCGGGACCCGGGCCGAGGACATTGACCTCCTCATCTGTGCCACTACCACCGGCGACATGGTGTTTCCGGCCACGGGCAACATTATTTCGCACGGCGTAGGCGCCATTAACGCTTTCAGCTACGACGTGCAGGCCGCCTGCTCGGGCTTCCTCTTCTCATTGGCCACCGGCGCGCAGTTCATTCAGAGCGGCATGTACAAGAAGGTTATCGTCGTGGGTGCCGACAAGATGTCGAGCATCGTGGACTACACCGACCGTTCCAACTGCATTATCTTCGGCGACGGAGCCGGTGCTGTATTGCTCGAACCCAGCACCGACGGCTATGGCATTCTGGACCAGGTGTTGCGCACCGACGGCAAGGGGGAAAACTACCTCTACCAGAAAGCCGGGGGCTCGCGCCGCCCGCCGTCCATCGAAACGGTTACCAACCGGGAACATTTCATATACCAGGAAGGCGCTACGGTCTTCAAGTTTGCCGTAACTAACATGGCCGACGTGGCCGCCCAGGTTATGGAGCGCAACAACCTCACCAAGGAGGATGTAGCGTGGCTGGTGCCCCACCAGGCCAACAAGCGCATCATCGACGCCACGGCCAACCGCATGGGCGTGGGCCCGGAAAAGGTGATGCTCAACATTCAGCGCTACGGTAACACGACCAACGCCACGATTCCGCTGTGTTTGTCGGACTATGAGCAGCTGCTGCACAAGGGCGACAACCTGGTGCTGGCCGCTTTCGGGGGCGGATTTACCTGGGGCTCCATCTACCTTAAATGGGCCTACGACCCCAAACCTGACCCGCAACACGCGTAG
- the accB gene encoding acetyl-CoA carboxylase biotin carboxyl carrier protein produces MKAKELQDLIDFIAKSGLNKVNIETEEFKISVQREPNTKVVSSHVAAAPAPAPQAAPAPAAAPVAAAPAAAAPAAPAAASSNHQPLKAPMIGTFYRSSGPEAPAFVNVGDVVEKGQVICIIEAMKLFNEIEAEASGRIVKALVENATPVEYDQPLFLIEPM; encoded by the coding sequence ATGAAAGCCAAAGAACTCCAGGACCTGATTGATTTTATCGCCAAATCAGGGTTGAACAAAGTCAACATCGAAACCGAGGAATTTAAAATCTCGGTGCAGCGCGAGCCCAATACGAAAGTGGTCAGCAGCCACGTAGCCGCCGCCCCGGCGCCGGCCCCGCAGGCAGCGCCGGCTCCGGCCGCCGCGCCAGTTGCCGCTGCGCCGGCCGCCGCTGCTCCCGCTGCCCCGGCTGCCGCCAGCAGCAACCATCAGCCGCTGAAAGCCCCGATGATTGGCACGTTCTACCGCAGCAGCGGCCCCGAGGCTCCGGCTTTCGTGAACGTGGGCGACGTAGTGGAGAAAGGCCAGGTTATTTGCATCATCGAAGCCATGAAGCTCTTTAACGAGATTGAAGCCGAAGCGTCGGGCCGCATCGTGAAGGCGCTGGTAGAGAATGCCACGCCGGTCGAGTACGACCAGCCCCTGTTCCTGATCGAGCCGATGTAA
- a CDS encoding YceD family protein — MKKDSQYDLNIAKLASKTHHFAFELGPAFFEQFEQNLIQEGQLHADVDLTKTDLLITLDFHIFGTVRLICDRSLDEFDQPIDVRHSLRVRFGDQNLELDDDVLQITPETQTLPIAQHLFDYIGLAIPMKKLHPRFQNEPDENPDAETKLIFTTRQPGDPEDDDEGTDPRWDALRNLN; from the coding sequence GTGAAAAAGGACTCGCAATACGACTTGAACATTGCCAAGCTGGCCAGCAAAACGCACCATTTCGCGTTTGAGCTCGGCCCGGCTTTCTTTGAGCAGTTCGAGCAGAACCTGATCCAGGAAGGCCAGCTTCACGCCGACGTGGACCTGACCAAGACGGATCTGCTCATCACCCTGGATTTCCACATCTTCGGCACTGTGCGCCTGATCTGCGACCGGAGCCTGGACGAGTTCGACCAGCCCATCGACGTGCGCCACTCCCTGCGGGTGCGTTTCGGCGACCAGAACCTGGAGCTCGACGACGACGTGCTGCAAATCACGCCCGAAACCCAGACCCTGCCCATTGCCCAGCACTTGTTCGACTACATCGGCCTGGCCATTCCCATGAAGAAGCTGCACCCGCGCTTTCAGAATGAGCCCGACGAAAACCCCGATGCCGAAACCAAGCTCATCTTTACTACCCGCCAGCCCGGCGACCCGGAAGATGACGACGAAGGCACCGACCCCCGTTGGGATGCCCTGCGCAACCTCAACTAA
- the greA gene encoding transcription elongation factor GreA, whose translation MATVNYYTPEGLQKLKDELQDLKIRGRAKAAEDLREARDKGDLSENAEYDAAKEAQGLLELKISKLEEIVGNARVIDDTNMDVTKVLILSKVKLKNLKNNMILDYLLVAEEEANLAAGKISVKSPIGKGLLGKSAGDTAEITVPAGKLQFQILEVSR comes from the coding sequence ATGGCTACCGTAAATTACTATACCCCCGAAGGCCTGCAAAAGCTCAAAGACGAGTTGCAGGACCTCAAAATCCGCGGCCGGGCCAAAGCAGCTGAGGACCTGCGCGAAGCCCGCGACAAAGGCGACCTGAGCGAAAATGCCGAGTACGATGCCGCCAAAGAAGCACAGGGCCTGCTGGAACTGAAAATCTCCAAGCTGGAAGAAATTGTCGGCAACGCCCGCGTTATCGACGATACCAACATGGACGTGACCAAGGTGCTGATTCTGAGCAAAGTGAAGCTCAAGAATCTGAAGAACAACATGATTCTCGACTATCTGCTGGTGGCCGAGGAAGAAGCCAACCTGGCCGCGGGCAAGATTTCGGTGAAGTCGCCCATCGGCAAAGGCCTGCTCGGCAAGTCGGCCGGCGACACGGCCGAAATCACCGTGCCCGCCGGCAAGCTGCAATTCCAAATCCTGGAAGTAAGCCGCTAG
- the pdxA gene encoding 4-hydroxythreonine-4-phosphate dehydrogenase PdxA — translation MSTLPRLGISVGDLAGIGPEIIYKTLLDSRLLKYCTPVVYGTATVLFDDFPADKQQSAPLTFRQVRSAADIDPGKPNAVTCWDEDYTLTPGQPTAASGRAARESLLAAARDLKAGLLDGLVTAPISKENTQSDEFRYPGHTEFLTSFFDAPESLMLLASEDLRVATATGHMALKDVPGRLTKELLTTKLRILLKSLKGDFGIDKPRVAVLGLNPHAGEKGLLGSEEADTVTPVIEQLLSEGHLVYGPFPADGYFGTSQYRSFDATLALYHDQGLIPFKTIAFERGVNFTAGLSVIRTSPDHGTAYGLAGQFKADETSFREAVYMACDLIRQRQKYAGLKPLVPGPAPRGGRTE, via the coding sequence ATGAGTACTCTTCCCCGCCTCGGTATTTCAGTTGGCGACCTAGCCGGTATCGGGCCGGAAATCATTTATAAAACCCTGCTCGACAGCCGCCTGCTCAAGTACTGCACGCCGGTGGTCTACGGTACGGCCACGGTGCTCTTCGACGATTTTCCCGCCGATAAGCAGCAAAGCGCGCCCCTCACCTTCCGCCAGGTACGCTCCGCGGCCGACATTGACCCCGGCAAGCCCAACGCCGTGACCTGCTGGGACGAAGACTACACCCTCACACCCGGCCAGCCTACCGCCGCCTCGGGCCGCGCCGCCCGCGAATCGTTGCTGGCCGCCGCCCGCGACCTGAAGGCCGGCCTGCTCGACGGCCTCGTCACGGCGCCCATCAGCAAGGAAAACACCCAGTCCGATGAGTTCCGCTACCCCGGCCACACCGAGTTTCTGACCAGCTTCTTCGACGCGCCCGAAAGCCTGATGCTGCTGGCCAGTGAGGACCTGCGCGTAGCCACCGCCACCGGCCACATGGCCCTCAAAGACGTGCCCGGCCGCCTGACCAAGGAGCTGCTCACTACCAAGCTGCGGATTCTGCTCAAGTCGCTGAAAGGGGATTTTGGCATCGACAAGCCCCGGGTGGCCGTGCTGGGCCTCAACCCCCACGCCGGCGAAAAAGGCCTGTTGGGCTCCGAGGAAGCGGATACCGTGACGCCCGTCATCGAGCAGCTGCTCAGCGAAGGCCACCTCGTGTACGGCCCCTTCCCGGCCGATGGCTACTTCGGCACCAGCCAGTACCGCTCCTTCGATGCCACCCTGGCCTTGTACCACGACCAGGGCCTGATTCCGTTCAAAACCATTGCCTTCGAGCGGGGCGTCAACTTCACGGCCGGCCTCTCGGTTATCCGCACCTCCCCCGACCACGGCACGGCTTACGGGCTGGCCGGGCAGTTTAAGGCCGACGAAACCTCCTTCCGCGAAGCCGTTTACATGGCCTGCGACCTGATTCGGCAGCGCCAGAAGTATGCGGGGCTCAAGCCGTTAGTACCCGGCCCGGCGCCGCGGGGGGGACGCACGGAGTAG
- a CDS encoding helix-turn-helix domain-containing protein, with translation MLLHTPADYRTALRRLDALAAAGVEGNPALEAEFRELIVALDAYEGQLGLLPIPTLPTSLAEMIELKRQQMRLKQKELAELLEVPAGRLSQILSGKRRVTLDLAKRLYERLNIPSDFILKNA, from the coding sequence ATGCTGCTCCACACTCCTGCTGACTATCGCACGGCCCTACGCCGCCTCGATGCGCTGGCAGCGGCTGGAGTAGAAGGCAATCCGGCGCTGGAAGCCGAGTTTCGGGAGCTGATTGTGGCCCTGGATGCGTACGAAGGCCAACTAGGCTTGCTGCCCATCCCGACGCTGCCGACCTCTTTGGCCGAGATGATCGAGCTGAAGCGGCAGCAGATGCGCCTCAAGCAGAAGGAGCTGGCCGAGCTGCTGGAAGTGCCGGCCGGGCGCCTGTCCCAGATCCTGAGCGGTAAGCGCCGCGTCACGCTGGACCTCGCCAAGCGCCTGTACGAGCGGCTCAATATTCCCTCCGACTTCATCCTCAAGAACGCCTGA
- a CDS encoding leucyl aminopeptidase family protein: protein MSIQLATAAALPEHATAVFLLPAGTKELPAPIQDLHEAARQYVATQLAADNKLITVNHFSHQHYFVVAAEKPTVHLTAEAVRKSGHQLHAQLKAAKVAELYVQDLSGHADSTLALALVEGLALTAYQFEGYKTDEKSKEAAALTRIHVVGGATDKELQELDGVLQGVFLARDLINMPLNKLNAEQFAERMATAGEEAGFHTEILDLVRIEALRMGGLLAVNQGSPEPPTFTIMEYKPEGATNAKPYVLVGKGVVFDTGGLSLKPTPASMDMMKCDMSGGAAVTGVLYALAKNQVPLHVIGLVPATDNRPGGLAFAPGDVLTMYSGLTVEVLNTDAEGRLILADALAFAQKYDPEFVVDIATLTGSAARAIGKEGIVAMGTASEDQMAELKKSGNRVHERVVEFPMWEEYAEHIKSDIADINNLGKAEAGAISAGKFLERFTGGYPWVHLDIAGPAYLLAPDSYRGKGGTGTTVRLLYDFLKNRA, encoded by the coding sequence ATGTCGATTCAACTAGCCACCGCCGCTGCCCTGCCCGAGCACGCCACCGCCGTCTTCCTGCTGCCCGCCGGCACCAAGGAACTTCCCGCGCCTATCCAGGACCTGCACGAGGCTGCCCGCCAGTACGTTGCCACGCAGCTCGCCGCCGACAACAAGCTGATTACGGTCAACCACTTTTCCCACCAGCACTACTTCGTGGTAGCCGCCGAAAAGCCCACGGTGCACCTCACGGCCGAAGCCGTGCGCAAAAGCGGCCACCAGCTCCACGCCCAGCTCAAGGCCGCCAAGGTAGCCGAGCTCTACGTGCAGGACTTGTCGGGCCACGCCGATTCGACCCTGGCCCTGGCGCTGGTGGAAGGCCTGGCCCTGACGGCCTACCAGTTTGAGGGCTACAAAACCGACGAGAAATCCAAGGAAGCCGCCGCGCTGACCCGCATCCACGTGGTGGGTGGCGCTACCGACAAGGAATTGCAGGAGCTGGATGGCGTACTACAGGGCGTGTTCCTGGCCCGGGACCTGATTAATATGCCGCTCAACAAGCTCAACGCCGAGCAGTTTGCCGAGCGCATGGCCACCGCCGGCGAGGAAGCCGGTTTTCACACCGAAATCCTGGATTTGGTCCGCATCGAGGCGTTGCGCATGGGCGGCCTGCTGGCCGTGAACCAGGGCAGCCCCGAGCCGCCTACGTTTACTATAATGGAGTACAAGCCCGAGGGCGCCACCAACGCCAAGCCTTACGTGCTGGTCGGCAAGGGCGTGGTATTCGATACCGGCGGCCTGAGTTTGAAGCCTACCCCGGCCTCGATGGACATGATGAAGTGCGACATGTCGGGCGGGGCGGCCGTAACCGGCGTGCTGTACGCCTTGGCCAAAAACCAGGTTCCGCTCCACGTCATCGGCCTGGTACCCGCCACCGACAACCGCCCCGGCGGCCTGGCCTTTGCCCCCGGCGACGTGCTGACGATGTACAGCGGCCTGACCGTGGAAGTGCTCAATACCGACGCCGAAGGCCGCCTCATCCTGGCCGATGCCCTGGCGTTTGCCCAGAAATATGACCCCGAGTTTGTAGTCGATATTGCCACGCTTACCGGCTCAGCGGCCCGCGCCATCGGCAAGGAAGGCATCGTGGCCATGGGCACGGCTTCGGAAGACCAGATGGCCGAGCTCAAGAAGTCCGGCAACCGGGTGCACGAGCGGGTCGTGGAATTCCCGATGTGGGAGGAATACGCCGAGCACATCAAGTCCGACATTGCCGACATCAACAACCTGGGCAAGGCCGAAGCCGGCGCCATTTCGGCCGGTAAGTTTCTGGAGCGTTTCACCGGCGGCTACCCCTGGGTTCACCTCGACATTGCCGGCCCGGCCTACCTGCTGGCCCCCGACTCCTACCGCGGCAAAGGCGGCACCGGCACCACCGTGCGCCTGCTGTATGATTTCCTCAAAAACCGCGCGTAG
- the efp gene encoding elongation factor P, which yields MATTADFRNGLVLEYNNDLYVITEFQHVKPGKGPAFVRTKLRNIKTGKVLDNTFNAGVKVTTARVEQRPHQFLYKDDYGYTFMDNSTFEQVSLPEAMVPFADLMKEGQEATILFHAETEQPLTAELPTTVELMVTYTEPGLRGDTATNTLKPATVETGARIQVPLFIEQDTKIRVDTRDYSYVERVK from the coding sequence ATGGCCACTACCGCAGATTTTCGCAACGGTCTGGTACTCGAGTACAACAATGACCTCTACGTCATTACCGAATTCCAGCACGTGAAACCGGGCAAAGGTCCCGCCTTTGTGCGCACCAAGCTCCGCAACATCAAAACCGGCAAAGTGCTGGACAACACCTTCAACGCCGGCGTGAAAGTAACCACGGCCCGCGTGGAGCAGCGGCCCCACCAGTTCCTCTACAAGGACGACTACGGCTACACGTTCATGGACAACTCGACCTTCGAGCAGGTGTCCTTGCCCGAGGCCATGGTGCCCTTCGCCGACCTGATGAAGGAAGGTCAGGAAGCCACCATCCTGTTTCATGCCGAAACCGAGCAGCCCCTGACGGCCGAACTGCCCACCACCGTGGAGCTGATGGTGACCTACACCGAGCCCGGCCTGCGCGGCGACACCGCTACCAACACGCTGAAGCCCGCCACGGTCGAAACCGGGGCCCGCATTCAGGTGCCGCTGTTCATTGAGCAAGACACCAAAATCCGCGTCGACACCCGCGACTACTCCTATGTCGAAAGAGTCAAATAA